From Sporosarcina sp. Te-1, the proteins below share one genomic window:
- a CDS encoding ABC transporter permease subunit: protein MSLFKFELKKIWRQKKWFWMLVVVLLCAGLVFYQNQIEQDLMVKEAEEKLFPVIMKTDQLYAQLRPLDRENRLTEEQKIQFDSLNNMATAIFHWKSAIYKKHWEEIPQWEKEFLENLVVYEEAGGVFDKLQGLERDKAISKNALLIEHQLPYANETYPISPFLQLNKLAAILLGPAGLLLLLLLFGSAYTSEKEQQTVLTVRTQPVLRRSFLLSKYAGLLGVTLLYVATVLAFGWVIPSLFGDSFNDWKYPVFLEAGDAFTLIPAWQYTGRLALLFTGAGAFLFAFLLVVGTQLKNSFTAVMLTGFLTMIGVVLTEIASKFQVPWNPFQLFRGDRFLPEYPDYPIWIYAISALLWCALLVTIAVFLREGTRGLFSASEEQKPFRKGRPHHLLSALTISAFEWRKSKRKGLLGQIMVVLAIAVVAGYVFLAEQVKEKESETIGKIANEPIYAENELIPYYEESIRETEESIQEANRNGENGEFIYGHNIDYYNDRIVEAREKAALAAKAAVAYEQEEWAPLYDYQLYEDQQRLGIFAESKKGVHLPESFFGYEAAILQKEWMKERNIRPVFPGSYISNIHEQWKPEERRAKKWNNKMNRNIDHSGLFSLYMVFRDYLFFIPMCLLFLLVGSGFSGERGKRPTLHLLETMPIKRRSLFLGKTIHASLTAMGSAVVIFLFVVLVGTLFNRLGDWMYPVLRYHSNYEKQSFDFTGNRAFEGGYTFMPLGDYLLKALLLYVCVTLFLIALANIIGLVARQPLVVYALTSLISGAGYLLSWKLNDFAQFSPFLYLNVPKIVNGEILTLLNNPAISVTMACAMLLGTTVILLVVTYIGMSFEQRGMKKRKPSVAEV from the coding sequence ATGAGCTTGTTCAAGTTTGAGCTGAAGAAGATCTGGCGGCAGAAAAAGTGGTTTTGGATGTTGGTGGTTGTACTGTTATGTGCTGGGTTGGTTTTTTATCAAAACCAGATAGAGCAGGATTTGATGGTAAAAGAAGCGGAAGAAAAACTCTTTCCGGTTATTATGAAGACGGATCAATTATATGCGCAGCTTAGACCGCTTGATCGAGAAAATAGGTTAACAGAGGAACAAAAGATCCAGTTTGATAGCTTGAACAATATGGCTACCGCCATTTTTCATTGGAAGAGTGCGATCTACAAAAAGCATTGGGAGGAAATTCCTCAGTGGGAGAAGGAGTTTCTGGAGAATCTGGTAGTATACGAGGAAGCCGGGGGCGTCTTTGATAAATTGCAAGGGCTGGAACGAGATAAGGCTATCTCAAAAAATGCTTTACTTATCGAGCATCAATTGCCATATGCCAATGAAACGTACCCAATTTCCCCGTTTCTGCAACTGAACAAATTGGCAGCCATATTACTTGGACCGGCGGGGCTATTGCTTTTGCTTCTTCTGTTCGGAAGTGCTTACACAAGCGAGAAAGAACAGCAGACTGTGCTGACTGTGCGGACGCAGCCTGTTTTGAGGAGGTCCTTCCTGCTTTCAAAATATGCCGGTCTGCTTGGGGTTACACTTCTTTACGTTGCAACTGTATTAGCCTTCGGTTGGGTGATTCCATCGTTATTCGGTGATTCATTCAATGATTGGAAATATCCGGTTTTCCTGGAAGCGGGAGATGCATTCACATTAATTCCTGCCTGGCAATATACGGGACGTCTCGCATTGCTGTTCACTGGGGCGGGCGCTTTTCTTTTTGCGTTCTTGCTCGTAGTTGGCACGCAGCTGAAAAATTCGTTTACAGCTGTAATGTTGACCGGCTTTTTAACAATGATCGGGGTCGTATTGACAGAAATTGCGAGCAAGTTCCAAGTGCCTTGGAATCCGTTTCAGTTGTTCCGCGGCGACCGCTTTTTACCCGAGTATCCTGACTATCCAATATGGATCTATGCTATATCTGCGTTACTTTGGTGCGCTTTGCTCGTTACGATAGCCGTTTTCCTCCGGGAAGGAACACGAGGATTATTCAGTGCGTCGGAAGAACAAAAGCCTTTCAGGAAAGGGCGACCGCATCATCTCCTCTCTGCACTGACAATCAGTGCATTTGAATGGAGGAAATCGAAGCGCAAAGGATTGCTAGGCCAGATTATGGTTGTACTCGCCATCGCCGTTGTCGCCGGATATGTTTTTCTAGCAGAGCAGGTGAAGGAGAAGGAGAGCGAAACGATTGGTAAGATCGCAAACGAACCGATTTATGCTGAAAATGAACTGATTCCTTATTACGAGGAAAGTATTAGGGAAACAGAGGAGTCAATTCAGGAAGCGAATCGGAATGGTGAGAACGGCGAATTTATCTATGGGCATAACATCGATTATTACAATGACAGAATTGTAGAGGCGCGTGAAAAAGCGGCACTTGCAGCCAAAGCGGCGGTCGCTTACGAACAAGAAGAGTGGGCGCCGCTGTATGACTATCAATTGTACGAGGATCAGCAAAGGCTGGGGATATTTGCAGAATCAAAGAAAGGCGTCCACCTCCCCGAGAGCTTTTTTGGTTATGAAGCGGCTATCCTTCAAAAGGAATGGATGAAGGAGCGAAACATCAGACCGGTCTTCCCAGGTTCATACATTTCAAACATCCATGAACAATGGAAGCCGGAGGAGCGGAGAGCAAAGAAATGGAATAATAAGATGAACCGGAACATCGACCATAGCGGCTTATTCTCGCTTTATATGGTGTTCAGAGATTATCTGTTTTTCATTCCGATGTGTCTTTTGTTTTTACTCGTTGGCTCCGGATTCTCCGGCGAGCGGGGGAAACGGCCGACACTGCATTTGCTGGAAACAATGCCAATCAAGCGGCGTTCCCTTTTCCTTGGGAAAACGATTCACGCCTCACTTACCGCTATGGGCAGCGCTGTGGTCATTTTCCTATTCGTTGTGCTCGTCGGAACGTTATTCAACCGGTTAGGTGACTGGATGTATCCCGTCCTCCGCTACCATAGTAATTACGAAAAGCAGTCGTTTGATTTCACTGGCAACCGGGCATTTGAAGGCGGCTATACGTTCATGCCGCTTGGCGATTATTTGCTGAAAGCATTATTGCTTTACGTGTGTGTCACCCTGTTTCTCATCGCGCTTGCCAATATAATTGGTTTGGTCGCACGTCAGCCGCTTGTTGTATATGCATTGACCAGCTTGATCAGCGGGGCTGGGTACTTGTTGAGTTGGAAACTGAACGATTTTGCCCAATTCTCTCCGTTTTTGTACCTGAATGTCCCGAAAATTGTAAATGGAGAGATACTGACATTGCTGAATAACCCAGCAATCAGCGTTACTATGGCCTGCGCGATGCTACTCGGAACCACAGTTATTCTGTTGGTCGTGACTTATATCGGGATGAGCTTTGAACAGAGGGGCATGAAAAAGAGAAAACCCTCTGTGGCCGAAGTCTGA
- a CDS encoding ABC transporter ATP-binding protein: MILSVKDVYKSYGKDQVLRGITFELAEPQIIALVGPNGSGKSTLLNIITNLLPADKGEVTVLGRNNRNPNIFREISFMQDNTVLYDYLTGYDHLQFICDVQGLPKKQLLKTADRIGITSYLNKKVKNYSLGMKQHLLLAMAVVNQPKLMILDEPLNGLDPTSAIKVRELLLALREEGTTILLSSHNLAEIDRVTSSILFLKKGNLIQEDMSAFEQICYQILVDKPKEAERALRAAAIPFENISGRLHVYQTDAALDRVLRIFDFQDITIVDIDKKVYGSEERYRKIFTEETKADELVQV; this comes from the coding sequence ATGATTTTATCTGTAAAAGATGTCTACAAATCATACGGCAAGGACCAGGTGTTAAGGGGAATCACATTTGAACTTGCGGAGCCGCAGATCATTGCGCTTGTCGGGCCGAATGGGTCGGGGAAGTCGACATTGCTTAATATCATTACGAATTTATTGCCTGCAGACAAAGGGGAAGTAACTGTCTTAGGAAGAAACAACCGGAATCCAAATATATTTCGTGAAATATCATTCATGCAGGACAATACGGTGCTGTATGACTATTTGACGGGTTACGATCATCTGCAGTTCATTTGCGATGTGCAGGGGCTTCCGAAGAAGCAGCTGCTCAAGACCGCAGATCGAATTGGCATCACAAGTTATTTAAATAAGAAAGTGAAAAACTATTCGCTTGGAATGAAGCAGCATCTTTTACTGGCAATGGCTGTTGTGAATCAACCGAAATTGATGATTTTGGACGAACCGTTGAATGGCCTGGATCCGACGAGCGCCATCAAGGTGAGAGAATTACTGCTAGCGTTGCGTGAAGAGGGGACAACAATACTTTTATCCTCGCATAACTTGGCGGAGATTGACCGGGTGACGTCATCCATCCTGTTTTTGAAGAAAGGGAATTTAATTCAAGAAGATATGTCTGCCTTTGAACAGATTTGCTATCAAATTCTGGTTGATAAGCCGAAAGAGGCAGAACGAGCGCTGCGGGCAGCCGCCATTCCATTTGAAAACATCAGCGGGAGATTGCATGTCTATCAAACCGATGCCGCGCTCGATCGTGTGTTGCGTATTTTTGATTTTCAGGATATTACGATAGTCGATATTGATAAGAAAGTATACGGTTCCGAGGAACGATATCGAAAAATCTTTACGGAAGAGACGAAGGCCGATGAGCTTGTTCAAGTTTGA
- a CDS encoding AEC family transporter produces the protein MFIGTIFIQVIMPILILVVIGAFLHRKFSFNLRAISNLITYCLMPAAVFINLYETKIDGQVLLEIIGYLVVFSLLLILVTSVLGKLLRLDKGEAAIFKNSISLINSGNYGIPVSQLLFQANPLGISIQIIVMVFQNVLTYTYGLYNLIAATKSGWEIIKSLLKMPVIHAMLLGGLLNGLHVPVPGFLWTPIHHLSDAFLAIALILLGAQLAQIEIRTIVNRTIIVSSMGRLVIGPAVSLLLILLIGLDGVVAQSLFIASSFPTSRNSSGLALEYDVYPDLAAQTVLFSTVLSGITVTLVVYLSSVLFA, from the coding sequence ATGTTCATAGGAACTATTTTTATTCAAGTGATCATGCCCATTTTAATCCTTGTTGTGATAGGGGCTTTTTTGCATAGAAAGTTTTCGTTCAACTTACGTGCCATTTCAAATTTGATTACTTATTGTCTTATGCCGGCTGCAGTTTTTATTAACCTGTATGAGACGAAAATTGATGGTCAAGTCCTGCTTGAAATCATCGGTTACCTGGTTGTGTTTAGCCTGTTGCTCATCTTGGTTACCAGTGTCTTAGGCAAGTTATTGCGATTAGACAAAGGGGAAGCAGCTATTTTTAAAAACAGCATTTCGTTAATCAACTCAGGTAACTATGGAATACCTGTAAGTCAGCTGCTCTTTCAAGCAAACCCTCTCGGCATATCCATTCAAATAATCGTAATGGTTTTCCAAAATGTTTTAACGTATACATATGGACTCTACAATTTAATAGCTGCAACGAAATCCGGGTGGGAAATTATCAAGTCTTTATTAAAAATGCCTGTCATTCACGCCATGCTTCTTGGGGGTTTGTTGAATGGTTTGCATGTGCCTGTACCGGGATTTCTTTGGACTCCAATTCATCATCTATCCGATGCATTTTTGGCCATTGCTCTCATCTTATTGGGGGCTCAACTGGCACAGATTGAAATCCGAACGATTGTCAACCGGACAATTATCGTTAGCAGTATGGGAAGACTGGTCATCGGGCCAGCAGTTTCGTTATTGCTCATTCTCCTTATTGGATTGGATGGTGTCGTGGCTCAATCCCTATTTATCGCAAGTTCATTCCCGACATCCCGTAATAGCTCAGGCCTGGCGTTGGAGTATGATGTATATCCCGATTTGGCAGCACAGACGGTTCTTTTTTCAACGGTATTAAGCGGAATTACGGTTACGTTAGTTGTGTATTTATCCTCTGTCCTCTTTGCTTGA
- a CDS encoding MFS transporter, with product MGKNYFIYILSTIAVSLGGSVYTFAISYFILQETGSALYFSINTAILSVGSIIALPLSGVLVDSRDRKKIIISFEALSALTLLFLSIYISIFGFHIYVLFFITAIRSIINPVISNAFDASLTQLFDKEDIQKTIGKIATYKTTITLLGPVLAGIIYGFLTLPSMIVVFLIMQLISLFSNVFLDFSKQIYEDNQDGAAKFENWLKRFGSKLTFGYRYILKTEVLKKLLILSMIINSVGVASFSVLPETIMIKELKFSPSQVGIVSAIFGLGALIGSLILSKLKIYNPLIMVKYAFAIVAIFLLFFTLPVYYEVKTVLAMVHIAFVGFAMAGFFQFISIPMSSYMQKTVPDELKGRVFSINGTLSMVLIPIGTIFYGLLYEKGIYFPVNLFSAIVILVTVYVTVSKPVIMRSMKEYSR from the coding sequence ATGGGGAAAAACTATTTTATTTATATACTGAGCACAATAGCTGTCTCACTGGGTGGATCAGTCTATACGTTTGCAATTTCATATTTCATATTGCAGGAAACTGGATCAGCACTTTATTTTTCAATCAACACGGCTATATTGAGTGTTGGCTCAATTATTGCTTTACCTCTTTCCGGTGTGCTCGTAGACAGCAGGGACCGCAAAAAGATTATCATTTCGTTTGAGGCACTTTCCGCATTAACCCTGCTGTTTTTATCAATCTATATTAGTATCTTCGGTTTTCATATTTATGTACTTTTCTTTATCACAGCGATTCGATCAATCATCAACCCCGTTATTTCGAATGCATTTGACGCAAGTTTAACGCAACTATTCGATAAGGAAGATATCCAGAAGACCATAGGAAAAATCGCAACATATAAAACAACGATTACACTGTTAGGGCCGGTTTTGGCAGGAATCATATATGGCTTTTTGACATTGCCATCTATGATAGTTGTCTTTTTGATCATGCAACTGATCTCTTTGTTTTCAAATGTTTTTCTGGATTTTAGCAAACAAATATATGAGGATAATCAAGATGGTGCAGCGAAATTTGAAAATTGGCTGAAACGGTTTGGAAGCAAACTCACATTTGGTTATCGGTACATTTTAAAAACAGAAGTTCTGAAAAAGTTATTGATCTTATCAATGATTATCAACTCTGTTGGCGTTGCCAGTTTCAGTGTATTACCAGAGACTATTATGATTAAAGAACTGAAGTTTTCTCCTTCTCAGGTAGGGATAGTAAGCGCCATTTTCGGATTAGGCGCATTAATAGGAAGCCTAATCTTGTCAAAATTAAAAATTTATAATCCGCTCATTATGGTAAAATATGCATTCGCCATTGTAGCGATCTTTCTACTCTTCTTTACACTGCCTGTTTATTATGAAGTCAAGACAGTCCTGGCTATGGTTCATATTGCATTTGTCGGTTTCGCAATGGCAGGTTTCTTTCAATTTATATCGATTCCTATGTCATCATATATGCAAAAAACAGTTCCGGATGAGTTAAAAGGAAGGGTCTTTTCAATAAACGGCACCTTGTCAATGGTTCTTATCCCGATCGGAACTATCTTTTATGGGCTTTTGTATGAAAAAGGTATCTATTTCCCAGTCAATTTATTCTCCGCTATCGTCATTTTGGTGACCGTATATGTAACAGTAAGCAAGCCTGTCATCATGAGGAGTATGAAGGAATATAGCAGGTAG
- a CDS encoding helix-turn-helix transcriptional regulator, whose product MKSLGDRIRSLRKQQKMTLEALAGDKLTKAMLSYIENNKAKPSMESLAYIAERLGVEVSELLEDVSSQELRDVLKSVEKLFTSEQEDKYREIIDWIEPYVERLNHSYEAARLLEIYSRSLYYEKKEGWKAFIEKAATLYDQLNITSRLAAIGIFQTMAKFSEHQYAESLAMLLEERSKIETRNGLVEPLTRLDFDYVEALLHFAVGNSEEAIRAMNEGIEFSRGQQLFYRLPHLYQLAIFNAMMNEDIASMEYYEKKILLYGELVDDRDAIPFTNYIHIHYLTSYKKAYSEALELVQAHHEEYGFDESHTSYSFVEEKGKALYGLGKYEEALVCLEKVSIPNSVHHPFDLSILYEKDAYAALCHAALGNKTEAKRLALLAVENISSMPGTPYKDIIMETYLLICQE is encoded by the coding sequence TTGAAATCATTAGGTGATCGAATCAGATCGTTACGAAAACAACAGAAAATGACATTGGAAGCTTTGGCCGGGGATAAATTGACAAAGGCAATGCTCAGCTATATCGAGAACAATAAAGCGAAGCCCTCCATGGAGAGCCTGGCATATATTGCTGAGCGACTTGGCGTCGAAGTGTCCGAGCTATTGGAAGATGTAAGTTCGCAGGAATTGCGGGATGTATTAAAGAGCGTGGAAAAGCTGTTTACTAGTGAGCAGGAAGATAAATACAGGGAAATTATCGATTGGATTGAACCGTACGTGGAAAGGTTGAACCACAGTTACGAAGCAGCCAGACTGTTGGAGATCTATAGCCGATCTCTTTATTACGAAAAAAAAGAGGGATGGAAGGCATTTATAGAAAAAGCTGCTACTCTCTATGATCAACTGAATATAACAAGCCGTCTCGCAGCAATCGGAATCTTTCAAACGATGGCGAAGTTTAGTGAGCATCAATACGCGGAATCACTAGCGATGCTATTGGAGGAACGTTCTAAAATCGAAACACGGAATGGACTTGTGGAGCCCCTTACCCGCCTCGACTTCGATTATGTAGAGGCACTTCTTCATTTCGCTGTCGGAAACTCCGAGGAAGCGATCCGAGCCATGAACGAAGGGATTGAATTCTCAAGGGGACAACAGCTTTTCTATCGCCTGCCCCATTTGTATCAGCTGGCGATCTTCAATGCGATGATGAACGAGGATATAGCCTCCATGGAGTATTATGAGAAGAAAATTCTTCTTTACGGGGAGCTTGTCGATGACCGGGACGCAATTCCTTTTACCAATTACATTCATATTCATTACTTAACTTCCTACAAAAAAGCATATTCTGAAGCATTGGAACTTGTCCAAGCTCATCATGAAGAATATGGTTTCGACGAGTCGCACACCTCGTATTCTTTTGTGGAGGAAAAAGGAAAAGCGCTGTACGGACTGGGGAAATATGAAGAGGCGCTAGTATGTTTGGAGAAAGTGAGTATTCCTAATTCCGTACATCATCCATTCGACTTATCTATCCTTTACGAGAAAGATGCGTATGCGGCGCTATGTCATGCAGCCCTCGGAAATAAAACGGAAGCCAAACGTTTGGCTCTACTAGCGGTTGAGAATATTTCAAGCATGCCGGGCACTCCTTATAAGGATATTATTATGGAGACATACCTATTGATTTGTCAGGAATAA
- a CDS encoding ABC transporter ATP-binding protein: protein MSILQINQLTKKYGNRRVLHDITFCINDGEVIGLVGPNGAGKSTLMRSILALEDVEEGSVTVKGISNQNPEFFKYVSFLPSDNYLYMQLTGYDHLAFVAKVYELDCQDIEEVIDRVGIRSYVNQPVKSYSYGMRQHLLISLSILTKPLVILMDEPFNGLDPTSIIELKQLIRDLHAQGISILVSTHNLDILEDLTKTIWFIKEGELFKTDIGLRDKAAYLIEFTLTEGQTVGYIMSGSQLPFKGTENGLLTDPEYGVEPYLEWLLKRGAKIQLVQQSVLELEEIYKDFYGLSTTV from the coding sequence ATGTCTATTTTGCAAATAAATCAGCTTACAAAAAAGTATGGAAACCGACGGGTCTTGCATGACATTACCTTCTGTATTAACGATGGAGAAGTCATTGGACTCGTTGGTCCGAATGGAGCTGGGAAATCAACACTCATGCGTTCCATCCTGGCTTTGGAAGACGTAGAGGAGGGGTCTGTAACAGTAAAGGGAATCTCCAATCAGAACCCCGAGTTTTTTAAATATGTTTCTTTCTTGCCTAGTGATAACTATTTGTATATGCAGCTGACAGGATATGACCATTTAGCATTCGTAGCGAAAGTCTATGAGCTTGACTGTCAGGACATTGAAGAGGTGATTGACAGAGTCGGTATCCGTTCATACGTAAACCAACCTGTTAAATCGTATTCCTACGGGATGCGGCAACATTTGCTGATCTCCCTCAGTATTCTAACCAAGCCGCTTGTAATCCTGATGGATGAACCGTTTAATGGACTCGACCCTACAAGTATTATTGAATTGAAGCAATTAATCCGTGATCTGCATGCTCAGGGAATCAGCATTTTGGTTTCCACGCACAACTTAGATATATTGGAGGATCTGACAAAGACCATCTGGTTCATCAAGGAAGGAGAATTATTCAAGACCGATATTGGTTTGCGTGATAAGGCAGCTTATCTAATTGAGTTTACACTTACAGAGGGGCAGACAGTGGGTTATATCATGTCTGGGAGTCAGTTGCCGTTCAAGGGTACCGAAAACGGACTGTTGACAGATCCCGAATATGGAGTTGAACCATACTTGGAATGGTTGTTGAAGAGGGGCGCCAAGATTCAATTAGTTCAACAAAGTGTATTGGAACTTGAGGAGATATATAAAGATTTTTATGGATTGAGCACCACTGTGTAA
- a CDS encoding helix-turn-helix transcriptional regulator: protein MVGALIKIERLKQNLKLEALARGICSTSHLSRIENGKVQVSDDIKCLLEARLGVGLIEEKQQKYVDITDIENRYAQAINFRDGASAAKLTCEISEMLTEHTFNFHTRIDLELLALRMKFVIRNNKDVLQVLSTYFEMQQELTPVQNFRIYQMQGMALYTNGQFKDCLEAYAKATLQMERLQLSSFERADLAFAQAVAFVANEDPYNALEQSRTALHYFQSIMAIRRVVECHIICGIAHKKNGQTLKALDMFKFAEQICLQNGLESFLGIVHQNIGDVFSEIRETEIAISHFKKAMNYKEKPLELMYTILSLIVEYERIKEYENASHWLEKGYYLLPKLSRKKREYYETHFNVYQALCGEDIQQLEKALKTAVGVFSKRRNEAEWKDYAKRLAKFYVDKRMYKKAVYYYELILDRSGIK from the coding sequence ATGGTAGGAGCGTTAATTAAAATTGAACGACTGAAACAGAATTTGAAGCTTGAGGCATTGGCAAGGGGGATTTGTTCGACTTCCCATTTAAGTAGGATAGAGAATGGAAAAGTACAAGTAAGTGATGATATCAAATGTCTCTTGGAGGCTCGTTTAGGGGTAGGACTCATAGAGGAAAAGCAACAGAAATACGTGGATATAACAGATATTGAAAATCGTTATGCCCAGGCAATCAATTTTCGTGATGGTGCAAGTGCAGCTAAGTTAACCTGTGAGATATCTGAGATGTTAACAGAGCATACTTTCAATTTTCATACTCGCATAGATTTGGAATTATTAGCATTACGAATGAAATTTGTTATACGAAACAACAAAGACGTGCTACAGGTTCTGTCTACTTATTTTGAAATGCAGCAAGAGTTGACTCCTGTCCAAAATTTTCGTATATATCAAATGCAAGGAATGGCATTGTATACGAATGGCCAATTTAAAGATTGTTTAGAAGCATATGCCAAAGCGACATTACAGATGGAACGCTTGCAACTATCATCATTCGAACGAGCAGATTTAGCGTTTGCGCAAGCGGTAGCGTTTGTTGCGAATGAAGACCCATATAATGCACTGGAACAATCAAGAACAGCGCTTCACTATTTTCAATCCATTATGGCGATAAGAAGGGTTGTGGAATGCCATATTATTTGTGGGATTGCTCATAAAAAGAATGGCCAAACTTTAAAAGCGCTCGATATGTTTAAATTTGCTGAACAGATTTGTTTGCAAAATGGGCTGGAATCCTTTTTAGGCATTGTACACCAAAACATAGGGGATGTTTTTTCTGAAATTAGAGAGACAGAGATAGCTATATCGCATTTCAAAAAAGCAATGAACTATAAAGAGAAGCCGCTTGAATTAATGTATACCATCCTTTCATTAATAGTTGAATATGAGCGTATTAAGGAGTATGAAAACGCTTCACATTGGTTGGAAAAAGGTTATTATCTGTTACCAAAATTGAGCAGGAAAAAGAGGGAGTATTATGAAACGCATTTCAATGTATATCAGGCCTTATGTGGTGAGGATATACAGCAATTGGAAAAGGCATTAAAGACCGCTGTTGGTGTCTTTTCGAAAAGGCGTAATGAAGCCGAGTGGAAAGATTATGCGAAGCGGCTTGCAAAGTTCTATGTTGACAAGAGAATGTATAAAAAAGCAGTTTACTATTATGAATTAATTTTGGATAGGAGTGGGATAAAATGA
- a CDS encoding amino acid ABC transporter ATP-binding protein: MIKTENLHKKFGKLEVLKGIDLNIHPGEVVVLVGVSGSGKSTLLRCLNFLEKAQEGNIYIDGRKVDRKKDNLPKVREEVGMVFQHFNLFPHKTVLENIIEAPMIVKKMDKSKAEQLARELLVKVGLSDKADVYPNKLSGGQKQRVAIARALAMEPKALLFDEPTSALDPELVGEVLQVMQDLANEGMTMVVVTHEMKFAREVASRIIMLDEGRIIENADPDTFFNHSSNERTRQFLEMVNVK, encoded by the coding sequence ATGATCAAGACAGAGAATCTCCATAAAAAATTCGGCAAGCTAGAAGTGCTGAAAGGGATCGATCTGAACATCCATCCGGGAGAAGTCGTCGTATTGGTCGGTGTCAGCGGTTCCGGGAAAAGTACATTGCTCCGCTGCCTGAACTTCCTGGAAAAAGCACAAGAGGGAAACATTTATATCGATGGCCGGAAAGTCGATCGGAAGAAAGACAACTTACCTAAGGTGCGTGAAGAAGTAGGGATGGTGTTTCAACATTTCAACCTGTTTCCGCATAAGACCGTACTTGAAAATATTATTGAAGCGCCGATGATTGTTAAAAAGATGGATAAGTCTAAAGCGGAACAGCTTGCCCGCGAACTACTTGTAAAAGTTGGCTTGTCCGACAAGGCAGACGTCTACCCGAATAAGCTATCAGGCGGACAAAAACAACGGGTTGCGATAGCCCGAGCTCTCGCAATGGAACCGAAAGCACTCTTGTTCGATGAACCGACATCAGCGCTCGACCCTGAACTCGTTGGAGAAGTTTTGCAAGTCATGCAAGACCTCGCGAACGAAGGCATGACCATGGTCGTCGTCACACATGAAATGAAATTCGCCAGAGAAGTCGCCAGCCGTATTATCATGCTCGACGAAGGGCGCATTATCGAAAATGCCGATCCGGACACATTTTTCAATCATTCGTCGAATGAACGGACACGCCAGTTTTTGGAGATGGTGAACGTGAAGTAA
- a CDS encoding amino acid ABC transporter permease, protein MRTYEGFLKAALVTLKITAIALVIGIVLGIVFALMRISKSKILSTIANIYISVIRGTPLIVQIMFLYYGITSIIVLSNFWAGAIALGVHNGAYIAEIFRGAIQGVDRGQREASLALGMNKNQTMRRIIFPQALRIAIPPLGNQFIITLKDSSLVYVIGVTELFGLANREAASSFLPFETFMVVGLYYLVLVLIFTGLLRLYENKLNVDKS, encoded by the coding sequence ATGCGTACGTACGAAGGCTTCTTGAAAGCGGCACTCGTCACGTTGAAAATAACAGCAATTGCGCTTGTAATCGGAATAGTGCTCGGAATTGTGTTCGCCTTAATGAGAATTTCGAAATCGAAAATTCTTAGTACGATCGCCAATATTTATATCTCGGTCATCCGGGGAACGCCGCTCATAGTTCAAATTATGTTCTTGTATTATGGGATTACATCGATCATTGTCCTGTCCAATTTCTGGGCGGGAGCCATCGCGCTTGGAGTCCATAACGGTGCTTACATCGCCGAAATTTTCCGGGGGGCCATCCAAGGAGTTGATCGGGGACAGCGGGAAGCTAGCCTTGCACTCGGTATGAATAAGAATCAGACGATGCGTCGGATTATTTTCCCTCAAGCATTGCGTATTGCGATCCCGCCTCTCGGCAACCAATTCATCATAACGCTGAAGGACTCGTCCCTCGTCTACGTTATTGGTGTTACAGAATTATTCGGCCTGGCAAACCGGGAAGCGGCCTCATCTTTTTTACCATTCGAGACGTTTATGGTTGTCGGACTCTACTATCTCGTTCTCGTTCTCATTTTTACAGGACTGCTCAGATTGTATGAGAATAAATTGAATGTAGATAAATCATAA